In Acomys russatus chromosome 16, mAcoRus1.1, whole genome shotgun sequence, the DNA window GGCGGTGGCACGGTGTTTCCAGGCCTCAGAATCTCCTTAGTGCCAACTGTCACACCAGCCTCCCAGCTGTTTCCCAGCTTTTGATCTCTAGAGTGTTGCCCTTGTCCCGTTGCCCATGTGACTGATAGATCAACAGACCAAAGTTCAGCTCAGGAGGCTTCAAGCTCTGCCAGCTCCCCCAGAGTGGCATAAGGCTTGGCAGGTGGGGCTCCTTGCCAGCCTaccctccccacccttccccaccccaccccacccccaccgctgCTCTCAACAGTCCAAGACTTGAGGTGAAAGATAAAATGGTAACCCTGGCACACCAGCTGTTATCCTCAGCCCTCTCGTCTGAGGCTGTTCTCTGTTCCAGGTGCTTAAGGGGACCCAGGTTTAATCACCAGGTGCATAACTGCTCCTGATCATAACAGTGGGGACCTGCTCGCTCCGCTCTGGACGACTCGGTGATCTTACCCTATGCTATGGTAATGACATGGGCTGTAAGTGACAGGTGGCCAAAAACCATCTCCTGCTCATGTGTGGCATTCACAGTACCCTGAGCTGGTAAGAGCTTGAAGATGGCTCGTTGGTCTGTTGTTGATAGATGTCTCCTGGCCTGGGTGCTCCTCCGTGGGGCTTCATTCAtctctgtgttcccagcacctggAGCTCTGCCAGGTTTGGAGTCATCACTCAATAAGTGATGTTGAGTGAGCAGGCGCTGAGTGACTGTGTTTACCAAGGAAGGACTTGCACCCGCCCGGCTGCTGCTGAGACCAAACCCTCCATTTGCTTTTCCTCCCCGGGCCCAGTCTGCAGGCCCAGACTCAGGCAAACTGGAAACCCAGCCCTGCCCTGGGCTCCGCCCTTTCCCCTTTAGCCCCTGTGTGTAAGCTGAAGTTGTCTGTTCTTGCTGGATCCGGAAAGGCAGGTGCAAAGGACGGAGAGAGGTCCATGGGGCTCCCCACTTCTGTGAGGAGCAGCGCCTACGTTTCCTTTGTAAACCACCAGTTGTGGCAGCACTCGGAAACAGCCCCTCACTGGCCACGCACGGGGATGTAGTTGTGTGCTCGGCTTGCACAGGGCCCTTGTGTGTGCTCGAGATCACACGGATTCTAGGAAAGGTGGCAGCAGGTGTGTCTTGAGTTTTGTCCCTTCTCACTTTGTCAAAGCTTCTCGTCAAAGCCCAGGACAAATGTCCCCTTTCAGGGCCCACAGAAGCCCCAGGAATTGAGAAAACCCTAGCCAACCAGGCTCAGCTCCTAGTCCTCAGGTGCATGCGCTCCGCTCCTGAACTTTGTCCCTTCCCTTGTAACAACCACCaatgctaacttttttttttttttttttttgtccatttctcaattttttttccccctggcttCTAGAAGTTTCCATATTGTCCAGAACAGGGTAGAGTTCTGCTGGACCAAAATCAGATTGGGCCTTGGTCTAGTATTTCCTAGAAGCCAGCAGACACAATACCTAGCTCTGTGCCcttatgggtttttgttgttgttgttgttgttgttgttgttgttttccaaacCCTTTGCCCTCTCCCTCCCAATGCCTGGGTATTTATTTAATGAGGTCCTGGGCTTTGAGATCAGAACCTCATGGTGACCCCTCTTTGGTGCTATAAGGATGGCTACTTATCTCCATGAGAAGGGAAGGGCAAAGAGCCCTATGACCCCAATAAGAACGAGATGAGGGCAGCTTGCCCTCCGAACTCATCCCAAGACCAGTGGAGGAACCAAGGAGCGTCTCCCTGTGCTATGGCCCCAAGTGGTCTGTCCACTCTGCTAAGCTCCAGGGGGAGGGGGGCCGGGAGAGCTTTCTGAGAATGTGTCTTTATCACAACCTTGGGTTCACAGAAAGCTACGAGCCTGTTGTCAATGGGGAGGGAGCTGTGGCCACCACTTCTGATCTGTCACCCAGAAAAACAGCTAACCCTTTCTGAGCTTTGGTATCCCCATAAAACTAGGCCAGACCAATGGCTCTCCAGAAGTTTCCTAAAAAATTGAGGGATCTTGGTAGACACGAGCCTGGTCATTTTGGCTATTAATACTTGTATAAATCAATGCATTAAGTACGTTCTGGTGACAGGCAACTACCACCAATCTTTCTAGGGCATTTTCTAATTACCCTAAACATTCATTACTGTGAAATGTGAGCCTAGGCTAAGACTGCTGGAttctatgatgtgtgtgtgtgtgtgtgtatacatacatatatatgtgtgtatatgaacataTGTATCTACATGAAAAGTATTAGCAAGCCACTTGTGCTTTCTTTAGGAATTGCTGCAgatatttctctcattttccttctaatTATTTGTATACGTAAATAAGGAATAGGAATTAATCCCTTAAAATGGTTGTGTCTGAGTTGTATGTgggggacacacctgtaatcctagtactcaggtgGCTGGGACAGGAGGACTGCAAGCTCAAGGCCTGCATGGCCTACAGACTGTAGCCTTGTCTCACAGCACCAATATCTAGGGCTGGAGCTCAGCAACAGAACCCTTTCCTTAGCCTGGGGAAGGACCCAAGTTCCCTCTCCAGCAAGGAAAACTGTCTTATCTTGGCATCATGTACACCCATCCACAGGCCTTTGCACACGGGTGTCTGAAACAGGTGGCAGGGAACTGGGTGGCAGTGGGGACATGACAAAGCCATGGGAGTGTTTTCAGTCTGGCCTCCTTGGAGAGTGGTATTTCTCCCTTTGGGGTCAGCACTTAGGTTCTTCATTAGCCTGTGGCTTACTGGTACCTATGGCTCGTCCACCTGGCCACTTCCATCTGCCTGGGCCCAGCTGGATGGATGAAGGACAAGCTGCTGTCCCTGAGGCTGAAGACAACAGGGCCTTGGGCAGAGTAGGGCAAGTCAGGGACAGGAGCTGGGTATAAATAGCCCCTGCCCAGCTGGGAAGGCCtggcaagccctctgtcctccccctcACCAGCTGCCAGTGCCAGCCATGCCCCTACCTCCTTTGGGAGCCTGGCCACTGTCGCAGAGTCTCACTGTAGGAAGTCCCCTCAGCGGAACTGAGGAGTCTTGTCCTGTGTGTGGGTGCAACCTCCGGCTGCCTGGAACCTGCTGAGTGGGGGCATCAGGCGGGCTCTTTGGGGCGTCCTCTATTCCTTGCCTGGAAGGCCAAGTGTGCTCTTGTTTGTGTGGGGAAATAATAGGAGATGTGCCTCTTTGTGTGAGAAGGGGAGACTGGGGTGGAGGACCACTCAGGCTAGGAAGGGTTACTTTTCTGCTTGGGAGCCCATGGAAGTCTTTAGAAGTGACTCAGGATAAGTTTGCCTTGGTTATGGGCTGCATCAGATACTCAGGTGGAGAGCTCAGCATGAGCGAAGGGTGTGAGGCAGTTTCAGCTGGCCTCAAGGCAAATCTAATCAAAGCCTTTCacactggggagagagagagaagaggaggctcTCTTGTTGACTCTCCCAGGGGGACAAGTTCTTTTGTAATGGGGACAAGAAGTGGGTTACACTGATATGTCTGCAACGACGGAATGTCAGCCGTGCTGCGTGGGCATGGCTCAGGGCCGGCAGGGTGTACTGGGAGGACAGCTGTCCTGCAGAATTCAATCCCAAGGCCACAGCCTCAAGAGCCCAAGGCCATCCATAGATCTGAGCCCAGTCCTCAGAGGTCCTGGCTAATTAGCACAGGATGTCCAGATAGATCCCCCATGGAGACCTTTGACCAGAGCAACCCTGGCAGTGCTCCTTTGGTTAGCTCGAACATCCATCCAAGTCACACATGGCTTTGCTCAGCTCAGCCTGTCAGTCACAGAGGGATTTGATCCACTAGCCCTGTCAGGGCTGCTATTGAAgggtcctccactctgtcccaagACCTCCCTCTTAGGTTTGACCAAGTCAAGGAAATGAGGATGAGAGATATGAGGTTGGTGATACGGCACGGACAAAGTACGGAGGGCATGGAACCTGGGGTGGCCACCATTccttggtgggtgggtggggattcCAATGTGCCTGGCTCTGAGTTGTACACCTTTACCTCTCCTGAGAGGTCTGTctcacagaggaagaaagtgggCTGTGGAGAAGTTAAAAGAAGTTGCTCAGATTGGCAGCTTGAGACAGGCTGAGCTGGGTTAAGAGGACAGGTTTGTGGGGAGAAGGGAACATAACTCGGGGTGACAACCCTTGCTAGGTTTTCCTTTCTAGGGGGCTCAGGGATGGGTGGCAGGCCAGGGCCAAGTGTGTTGAAGATGGACTTGGCCCACCTCACTGCAGAGAAAAAGCCCAGTGGTGggtgtggagaaggaagaggggagagagagagagaagagagagagagagagagagagagagagagagagagagagagagagagagagagagagagagagagagagagagagagagagagagagagagagaatacactaAGAGGGAAAGCTCAATGCTCTCACTTCAAGCCCTGCAGATCCAAGCAGGTTGCTTAGCTCCCTCACCTGTTTTCTTCCCTGTGAAATAGGATGATAGCGAGGACCATAGTTCCTCCCTCACAGACTAGTTGTGACAATGAAGTAAGTTAAAGTCATAAACATTTAGAACTGTGCCCGGACCAGGTCAGATTTATAATACATGTTAGGTATTGGGGGCCCTCCAGGCCTTCGTGTGCTGTGTGCGTTCAATCTCTAGGCTCACCATTGTCTCCCACGTAGACACGAGCCCGCCAGGGTGTAGACAGGCTGGGCCTAAAGCCACCTCAGCTCTCTGGGGACCCAGACAGGCATTCCCCATAACCCAGAGGTTAGTGGCTTACGCAGGAGCTGTGGAGCCAGGCAGTGTAGTTTCTGTCAGTATTTAGAAACTCTGTGGACTGGGCAGCTAGTAaagccccccaccaccactgtaTGCTGGGGTGTTAGGTACCTTAAGAAAAGAGCACTTAGTGAAGGGAGTTGGTACATTAATGCTTCAGTGGCTAcctcactcttcctctctcattcttGTTCTGTCTCAATGAGgcagtctcctgtagcccaggctagctcaggGCTTGGGTTGGGGAGAGTTCAGTGGGGTTGGGAACCCTCAGATCTGGACATGGATCCTCAAGCCCACCAATTCAAAACCCCTAATTCTGGCCGCTCCCCACCAAGTCTCTCTTCCCAATCAACAAATAGGAAAACCTGGACTTCTTCCCCTGAGGCCAGAGGCTGCTGGAAGTGGTTGGTGCTATCTGCCAGGTTGCCCTGCTGTCTCTGAGCTGAGCAAGGATCCAAGTGTCCAGTGTGGAGGAGGGGGGCTGAGGAGGCAGCTTATACCGTACTCTGATGGACTCTATACCTGCTCCCAAGAAGCCTGGGGgaagcttgtttttattttgtttttgtttttctttctttctttctttctttttttttttttttaaaccctggttcttgttttgctttttttgttgttgtttgttttttttgtttgtttgtttgtttggttggttttttgagacagggtttctctgtgtggcattggctgttctggactcgctttgtagatcaggctggcctcgaactcacagcaatccgcctgcctctgcctctcagagtgctgggattaaaaggcgtgcaccaccacactaggCTCAAAACCCTGGTTCTTTGTTGGGAGACAGATGATCAGGCCTGTTGCTCTAAAGTGCTGAGCAACTACAGTCTGTCAATGGCTAATGTTTGGTTCACCCATGTCCAGCCAAGAAAGCTTTTGTGTGCTTTCTTCTGCCCCACTCTAGAGCCTTACCACAGGCCCTCTTTCCAAGGTTCCTTCATCCAGGACTTGACCTCAGCCAGTGCCCAGGTCTCCTTCTTCCAGGACATTCTGCCCCTTATCATGGGTCTGCCCACAATGGCCTGTGACCTCCCTAAGGCCCACAATGCCATTTCTGCTGctaaggaagagggaaggaagccgggcggtggtggaggcagaggcaggcagatcgctgtgagttcaaggccagcctggtctacaaagtgaatccaagacagccacgactacacagagaaaccctgtctcaacacacacacacacacacacacacacacacacacacacacacacacacacaaaggaagagggaaggaaaaagtagAGGCTCTGGCAGCATcttggtttctctccagtatttAATCCTTCCCCCCACATGTACTTCCCAACACTATTAAATCCTAAGCTTTATAAAGTAAGAGCTAGAAGAATGGGGTGGCCAGACCAAAGCAACAGGGTTGGGGGAAGGCCTGCTGAGGTTTTCCATTTGCTCTTGAGTTTATGAAACAGCGTCTCTGTCCCTGGTGAGAGGGGAGGTGGGTTCTAGGGAACCacaaagatgggggaggggcatttgATGCCACCAGAGACAGACCGGGGAAAAGGTTGGAGCGCtttgtggggagggagagagagagagagagacagacagatttctcAAGCTCTGCTAAAACttatgcttctgttttgtttgtttgtttgctgttttgttttcttaagatggagctggagtcacattagcctctgcctccttctccttcgTCCTTTATGTTTGGATTCCTTCCCACAAGTGGCTGTTAGTGTCCACATGGCCCATGAGTCCCTGGAGACCCTGGGAGATTGCTCATCGGGAGTCCTGAAATTCCCACCAAGGCTCCTGGGCCCAGGCACTGGGCAGAACTTGATCTCTGCCCCAATGCTATATTCCCAATCCAGGCCTATTTTCACGACACAGTACAGGCCCACaaagtgccccctcccccagaggctctGGGGGAGGCACTGCTGCTCCAACACCCTGCAAGTCCGTGTCAGAGGGACACAGCCTAAACCAGTGCTGTGCCCTTTGTGGGACACTGCACCCCCAGGGAAGTCAAAAGCAGCACCTGAGGAGCCAGGCTTCTCAGAGGCACCTCCGCTCTACCCTGTGAAGAAATGACACCCATGCTGGGCCACATGTTTTGTGGCCGTCTACAGTGCCATCCCCATTGTCTGCCTGCAGGTCCCTGGCCCTGGGCCAGCAGTACACATCTCTGGGCTCCCAGCCCCTGCTCTGTGGCTCTATCCCAGGCCTGGTCCCCAAGCAACTGCGCTTCTGCCGCAATTACATCGAGATCATGCCCAGTGTAGCAGAAGGCGTGAAGCTGGGCATTCAGGAGTGCCAGCATCAGTTCCGGGGCCGACGCTGGAACTGTACCACCATCGATGATAGCCTGGCCATCTTTGGGCCTGTCCTGGACAAAGGTACTTGCCTGGGGCTGGGTTGGGAGGTGGCTGGGAGATTGAGGGTGGTTAGAAGGGTCTCAGGACCCTGCCGGCTTCCTTCCATCACCATGGGAAATTCTGAATCGGAAGTTCTCCCTGGGGGGGTAATAAAGCTGGTGGAAAGTGGGTGGGGTCCATCTCCACACCATCTACATCTTTTCCAGGGCAgcagggggcaggggatggggacTGGGTAGCCCTAAGATGCCATGGGGTCCTGAGATCGGAGGGCAGGCACCAAGGAGCCCAGAGGCCTTCCTTCCCGGATGACGCAGCGGGGGCCCAGGCTTTGAAGTGGACATGTGTGACATTTCCCTTATGCCTTGTTAAGTGCTATGCAAAAGacagccttggggtgggggtgggatggtgCCAGGCCTAGGTCGGTGCCCTGCCTACCTCTCCAGGCTCTGGTGGAAGTCTCCAAGCTGCCTGGTGCCGGTAGCACCGCATGGCCTCCAAGGGTCCCCTGAGAGCTCTTGTTGGTTCCTGTGTCCTGAAAGCAAGGCATGCCCATAAAGTCTGGTGGCCTGTGGCTCTCTCTCGGCCATCTTGAGACCTGGAAGTCTAACCTGCTGTGACCCTAGCATATGAAAGTATCCGCATTTGACTTTGAGCATGGGGTGTAGGAGAGGAGGGACGAGAGGGGCAACTAAGAAGGGGACTTTAGCTCCAGAGCCTCCGTGTCCAGGAATGTAAAGGCCCTAGCTGGGTTGGCCTCCACTGGAGTTCTGCCAGCTATGGGGGTGAGCCGGCTTGTCGTCTTAGAAGGAATTGGTTAAAGTTGGATTCAGAGCCAGCAAGGGGAGGGGTCCAAGAGGGAAGCAGACTAACCCTCATTGGAGCGAGCGCCCCCTCCCCAAACTTTTACCTGTGCTTCAAGTGCATAGGGTCTGTACAACgtacaaggagaaaaaaaaaaaaaaaaaaaaaaaaaaaaaagaaccctggcTATTGTCATGGGACAGGAGGGCAATTAGCAAATCAATGGATGATGATTCTGTTTACGCTTCTATTACCAAAGCTAATTATTCCTTGTTTACATAAAAGGTTTGGCCTCTAATTGGGGCCaagtggcggcggcggcggctggcTTTTCAGAACTGATTTCGCCCGCCAGTTGGTCTCACAGCCTTCCGGCGCCCCACCTCAGTCCAGGTAGCGCTTAATCAAACTGCCCGGCGTCCCGACGCCTCCTCCGAAGCAACACTGGCCCTCTGATCATTACTCCTGGTCAGGACATCGTCCACCGAGACCTTTCAACATTATACCCTCTCGCAGTAGGTCTGATGTTTAGATTCGCAGCAGTGGGTTGTGCCACATGCAAGAGAGCAGTTTGTGTCCCGGTATGCAAGGAAGCACTGTGGGGCTGAGACTGGGATTTGTTGAAGGCAGTGGGGTGAGGCTCCCGGAAGGCGTACTCGCGCCCCGGTgccaccccccccacccagaGCAGACGGTGGGTCTTGGCCACTTATGCGCACGTCGCAGCAGGTGCGGGGTGGGAGGCCGGAAGGCGCGAGGCCGCGGTTCCCCGCGGCTCCTGGAGGGCGCGAGCGCCGCCCCCCGCCGCGCGCCCGCTGTGGTCGCCGCGCCATTCACACGCCCTCTGGCCGCCGCCTCCCGGGGATCGCGCTGCCCGGCGCCGGGGCTGGGGGCGCGGCCCGGCCGCGGGAGCCGCCCGTTGCTACGTGGTGGCGGCCGGCCCGGCGGCCCGGGCCCGGCGGCCGCATTATACGGGTAATGCGGTGTGACACCGCGCGAACAAAGGCGGATTGAGCGGCGCAGCGGGCCCCGCCGGACGGGGACCGGCACAGCGGGGCTGGCAGCGCCGCTCCCAGGCTaatccccgccccgcccccgccacccccGCGGCCCCGGCGCTGGGAACCGAGCGTGGCGGGGCCGAGTCGCCGGAAGCCAGGGGCGCCCTCCCCTGGGGCGCGCAGGCCCCGAGGCCCCGATCACCACCGCGCGCGCTGTCCCCGGGTTGGGCCGGGATGCTACTCAGCTCCCGCTCCGCGCTCcgcgctccccgctccccgccaGGCTGCGGGGGAAAGTGAACGCGCCCCTGCTGTGCAGGTGGCGCTCGAGGGCGTCGTGCCTGCAGAGACTGCTGTGGCTATGAGTACCTAGTGCTCTGCGTATTCAGGACGAACCACGACCTAGGGAAGGAGAGCTATATCTGACCACCTGTGTAACATGGCACGACTCGCTCTGGGGTCCTGTAAGAAGAGATGACCTGGCCTCTGGCCTCGCAGTGCCTTGTCTATAAAATAAGGTTTAAAATATTGTAGAGAATAAAACACCCGAAAGACAGATCTGTGCGTATGCAGAATTCAGGGAGTGGCTCTCATTGTAACAAGGCTAGGGACAAACCCCTAAGAATCCCATTTTCTCCGAACCCTGGGGCCAGAGACAGAAACTGGCCTGTGCCTCGACCCTGTAGCTTTAAAGTGGGAGGGCTGGGAATGAACAGCCATGGCTGGAGAGGCTGCACCCATTTTACAGACTGTAACGCGAAGCTCAGATGACACATCAGTCTGGGAACTGAGGTTCGGGTGGAACGGTGGGGTGGGGATTAGTAGATTTAGGTTGCAGATTCTAGTCTCCAGAGTGGAGGGCTCAGAACTGTTGGGGGGAGGGCGGAGTGCTTTGTGAAGGTGCAAGGTTGGAGACCCAAGAGCCAGGGCAGGGCGTGGCCATCTTAGCTCTTCAGTGAGCATTCCGGTCCCATCGTAGACCCTTCTATCTTAGTAGCATTGCAGCTCTGGATTCGGTTTGCCCATCCATAAAGTGAGTCTTAAACTAGGGTCTGGACTTGCCAAAGAGCACCAAGAGGGCGCCTGGGTCTTCCCTCTATGGCTGGTTAGCCTTTGGACTCTTCCCCAGCCTTCAGAGGCAAGCAAGGCTGTGTACCCTCGGCTCCAGCCTGAGCCATCTTCTCCTGACATCCTCCTGCAGCCACCCGCGAATCGGCCTTCGTGCATGCCATCGCCTCGGCTGGTGTAGCCTTCGCGGTCACACGCTCCTGCGCCGAGGGCACCTCCACCATCTGCGGCTGCGACTCCCATCACAAGGGGCCACCGGGAGAAGGCTGGAAGTGGGGTGGCTGCAGTGAGGACGCTGATTTCGGGGTCCTGGTGTCTCGGGAGTTTGCGGATGCGCGAGAAAACAGGCCAGATGCCCGCTCGGCTATGAACAAGCATAACAACGAAGCAGGCCGTACGGTAAGACAGCTACCCACAACTCTGGGGGGGGCCCCATTCGGGACCCCTGCCCCTGATGGACTGAGCCCACATCCACACCTAATAGTACCCCTTGAccaccttctttcctctcttccagtTGCCCCgagttttttaaatgtacatttatttattcattgtctgtgtgtgtacatgtcacattgtgtgtgtgtgtgtgtgtgtgtgtgtgtgtgtgtgtgtgtgtgtgtgtaagtaaaaggacaacttgtaggagtcactTCTTCTCACCACGTAGGTTCTGGTGTCAAACTCAACTCCTCATGCTTGGCCTTCTTCCTGGTTCATTCCACGAGGGAATGTGGCTGCCCTGTGGTCTGCACCTGCAGACTACACTACACTGGTTGGCAGGCTGTGTCTGTGTAGGTCTGTGATGTACTTTGAGTCCAAAGTATATAGCCCTCCTATGGTTGTGGAACCTTGAGGCAATAATGACTTAGCTCTCGGCCTCAGTGTTCCCATCTGTTAAATGGGGATAACAGTCCCCAGTTTGCACTTGTGTGGATGAGGTAAATGTGAAGTCTGCCAGTGCTTGGGGTGTGACTGGGGACACAggttccatcctttcttcctggcACCAAGTAAAAGTAAAGGAGGGTCTGGTACAGAGGGGAAGGTGCTGCAGGTGGGTCTAAGTCTGGGCTAGCTGCTGTTCCTCTTTCCTAGACCATCCTAGACCACATGCACCTGAAATGCAAATGCCACGGGTTGTCGGGCAGCTGCGAGGTGAAGACCTGCTGGTGGGCCCAGCCCGACTTCCGTGCTATTGGCGACTTCCTCAAGGACAAGTATGACAGTGCCTCAGAAATGGTGGTGGAGAAGCACCGGGAATCCCGAGGCTGGGTGGAGACCCTGCGGGCCAAGTACGCACTCTTCAAGCCACCCACGGAAAGGGACCTGGTCTACTACGAGAACTCCCCCAACTTTTGTGAGCCCAACCCAGAGACGGGTTCCTTTGGCACCAGGGACCGGACTTGCAATGTCACCTCCCATGGCATCGACGGCTGCGATCTGCTCTGCTGTGGCCGAGGCCACAACACGAGGACGGAGAAGCGGAAGGAGAAATGCCATTGCGTCTTCCACTGGTGCTGTTATGTCAGCTGCCAAGAGTGCATCCGCATCTATGATGTGCACACCTGCAAGTAGGGAACCAGGTAGGGCGCAGGGCCGGGCGCAGggctgccctctcctctcctgctgggcctgcccttctgtctctcagcttcctgagacaAACAAGTTCCCAGAGCCAAAGTAGGAAACCAGGCTTCCCACGCTTCCACGGGGATGGTCTTGGGCAGCGACTTGGCAGTTTTACATGAGGCTCAGTTAATAACCGACGGTGTGCGTGTCAGCCACAAGCAATTGATTAAAATCCTTACACAAATTAGCAGCGATGAGCCGGAGCAGATTTGTTCGTGGCCGCTGGCTGTCATTACTGAGCATCTGTGCAGCCAGAAGAGAGATGTTGAGGTCTGTCTGGCCCCAGCTGTGcacctagttttttgttttgttttgttttaatatctcAGAGTCCTAATTTCCTTAGTGTCCAAAGGAGAGCGGTACAAATACCAGAAACGGGCTTGGtagggtggcacacgcctttaatcccagcagtcaggaggcagaggcagatgactctctgtaagttcgaggccagtctggtctacatagtgagaccctctctttaaaaaaaaaaaaaaaaaaaaaaaaaaaaaaaggcttgaaaCAGTAGGCTGAAAAAGCCTCTCTTCCCCCGAGGCAGAGTCAGTTCACATCAACCATGAACTGAGAGGGCAAGCTTTGACCTAGCACAAATCCTCCAGCGCTTGGGGAGGTGGGTGGAGAAAGCAAATCTGAGGCTTGGGTGGAGCAGCGGGGAGCACTCTCCCCGAGTTTATGGAGGGTgatgggaaagaggagggagtcCCAGTTCAGAGAGACCGTGGTGAGTAATCATGGGATAAAAGGCTGGTGGCTTACGCTTCCAAGCTTCCCAGAGGTGGCCTGCGTGGGAGGACCCCAAGGAAGGTCAGGCTGGAAGCTGAGTGACCCTGGAGTCTCTGTCCTCTCCCCTGAGAAGGCTCTG includes these proteins:
- the Wnt3 gene encoding proto-oncogene Wnt-3; this translates as MEPHLLGLLLGLLLSGTRVLAGYPIWWSLALGQQYTSLGSQPLLCGSIPGLVPKQLRFCRNYIEIMPSVAEGVKLGIQECQHQFRGRRWNCTTIDDSLAIFGPVLDKATRESAFVHAIASAGVAFAVTRSCAEGTSTICGCDSHHKGPPGEGWKWGGCSEDADFGVLVSREFADARENRPDARSAMNKHNNEAGRTTILDHMHLKCKCHGLSGSCEVKTCWWAQPDFRAIGDFLKDKYDSASEMVVEKHRESRGWVETLRAKYALFKPPTERDLVYYENSPNFCEPNPETGSFGTRDRTCNVTSHGIDGCDLLCCGRGHNTRTEKRKEKCHCVFHWCCYVSCQECIRIYDVHTCK